The following are encoded together in the Pseudodesulfovibrio indicus genome:
- a CDS encoding TVP38/TMEM64 family protein, producing MSRGTIKKLLVVAFIAGFVAAYFLFDLGRFFSLDYLKASRDGFLSLYDRHPVLVLGSYFLLYVAVTALALPAATVVTLAGGALFGLWVGVVVVSFASTLGAALAFLISRYLLRDWVQRRFGDRLTRVNRGIAEEGAFYLFTLRLVPIFPFFVINTVIGLTPMRLSTYTWVSQLGMFPATVVYVNAGKELGRLDSLSGLLSPSLIAAFTLLGLFPLAARKALGWYRQRRRNG from the coding sequence ATGAGCCGGGGGACGATCAAGAAACTCCTGGTCGTCGCCTTCATTGCGGGCTTCGTGGCCGCCTATTTCCTGTTCGACCTGGGCCGGTTCTTTTCCCTGGACTACCTCAAGGCGTCGCGCGACGGGTTTCTTTCCCTGTACGATCGCCATCCCGTTCTGGTGCTCGGCTCCTATTTCCTGCTCTACGTGGCGGTCACGGCCCTGGCCCTGCCCGCGGCCACGGTGGTCACCCTGGCGGGCGGGGCGCTTTTCGGCCTGTGGGTCGGGGTGGTCGTGGTTTCCTTCGCCAGCACCCTGGGCGCGGCGCTCGCCTTTCTCATCTCCCGCTATCTGCTGCGCGACTGGGTGCAGCGCAGGTTCGGCGACCGGCTGACGCGGGTCAACCGGGGCATCGCGGAAGAGGGGGCGTTCTACCTCTTCACCCTGCGGCTGGTGCCGATCTTTCCCTTCTTCGTCATCAACACCGTTATCGGGCTGACCCCCATGCGGCTGTCCACCTACACCTGGGTTTCCCAGCTTGGCATGTTCCCGGCCACGGTGGTCTACGTCAACGCGGGCAAGGAACTGGGCCGGCTCGACTCGCTGTCGGGATTGCTCTCGCCGAGCCTGATCGCCGCCTTCACCCTGCTGGGGCTGTTTCCCCTGGCGGCCAGAAAGGCGCTCGGCTGGTACCGGCAAAGGAGGCGCAATGGCTGA
- a CDS encoding dihydrolipoyl dehydrogenase family protein, whose translation MAEYDYDIGIIGGGAAGLTVASGASQLGAKTVLIERTPRLGGDCLHTGCVPSKTLIRTASVRHEMRNAVRFGLPEVELPPVDMGAVNRRIREVVEAIQVHDSEERFCSLGVKVLFGEASFEDDHVVDCSGTRVSAKFWVLATGSAPSAPPIDGLADVAYLTNEDLFSLPNLPSSLAVIGGGPIGCEMAQAFARLGSGVTILQRNRQLLPAEDEDMAAMVRASLELEGVRVETDAAPVSVREVPGGVEIDCVREGEPFTVRAEKLLVAAGRTARTAGLKLENCGVEYDARGVRTDLRLRTSQKHIFAAGDVTGKYRFTHAAGYEGGIVISNAVFRLPRKVDYTWLPWCTYTDPELASVGMNVKRAEASGTEFTVFEEPFESNDRARAEGAEAGKIKLILDRREKPLGVQIAGPHAGELAAQWTTALTNRVGMTSLASAVQPYPTLAEISKRVAGQVLSPKLFSDKVRKTLGFLFDYKGRGCTLD comes from the coding sequence ATGGCTGAGTACGATTACGACATCGGGATCATCGGCGGCGGGGCGGCGGGGCTGACCGTGGCCTCCGGCGCGTCCCAGCTGGGGGCGAAGACAGTGCTCATCGAGCGCACGCCCCGGCTCGGCGGCGACTGCCTGCACACCGGCTGCGTGCCGAGCAAGACCCTGATCCGCACGGCCTCGGTGCGCCACGAGATGCGCAACGCGGTCCGTTTCGGCCTGCCGGAGGTCGAGCTGCCCCCGGTGGACATGGGCGCGGTCAACAGGCGCATTCGCGAGGTCGTCGAGGCCATCCAGGTGCACGACTCCGAGGAGCGGTTCTGCTCCCTGGGAGTCAAGGTCCTGTTCGGGGAGGCGTCCTTCGAGGACGACCACGTGGTGGACTGTTCCGGGACCCGGGTGTCCGCGAAATTCTGGGTCCTGGCCACGGGCTCGGCCCCGTCCGCGCCTCCCATAGACGGGCTGGCGGACGTCGCGTACCTGACCAACGAGGACCTCTTTTCTCTGCCCAACCTGCCGTCCTCCCTGGCCGTGATCGGCGGCGGCCCCATCGGTTGCGAGATGGCCCAGGCCTTTGCCCGGCTGGGCAGCGGGGTGACCATCCTCCAGCGCAACCGCCAACTGCTGCCCGCCGAGGACGAGGATATGGCCGCCATGGTCCGCGCCTCCCTGGAGCTTGAGGGGGTGCGGGTGGAGACGGATGCGGCTCCGGTTTCGGTGCGCGAGGTTCCCGGCGGGGTGGAGATCGACTGCGTGCGCGAGGGCGAGCCGTTCACCGTGCGGGCGGAGAAGCTGCTCGTGGCCGCCGGACGCACGGCCCGGACCGCCGGGCTGAAGCTCGAAAACTGCGGGGTGGAGTACGATGCGCGGGGCGTGCGGACGGACCTTCGGCTGCGCACCTCCCAAAAACATATTTTCGCCGCCGGGGACGTGACCGGCAAGTACCGGTTCACCCACGCCGCAGGCTACGAGGGCGGCATCGTCATCTCCAACGCGGTCTTCCGGCTGCCGCGCAAGGTCGACTACACCTGGCTTCCCTGGTGCACCTACACGGACCCGGAACTGGCCAGCGTGGGCATGAACGTGAAGCGGGCCGAGGCGTCCGGGACCGAGTTCACGGTCTTCGAGGAGCCGTTCGAGTCCAACGACCGGGCCAGGGCCGAGGGCGCGGAAGCGGGCAAGATCAAGCTCATCCTGGACCGGCGGGAGAAACCGCTGGGCGTGCAGATCGCGGGACCGCACGCGGGCGAGCTGGCCGCCCAATGGACCACGGCCCTGACCAATCGGGTGGGGATGACTTCCCTGGCATCGGCGGTTCAGCCCTATCCCACCCTGGCTGAGATCAGCAAAAGGGTGGCGGGCCAGGTCCTGTCCCCCAAGCTGTTTTCGGACAAGGTGCGGAAGACATTGGGCTTTCTTTTTGATTACAAGGGCAGGGGCTGTACGCTTGATTAA
- the gpt gene encoding xanthine phosphoribosyltransferase has product MADKSRYQKMFPVSWEQLHRDCRALSWRLVEKGPWKGILAITRGGLVPAAIIARELDIHLIDTICLSSYDWKDQGEANVLKDVDCDGEGWLLIDDLVDTGKTAKIARDMVPKAHFATVYAKPAGRPMVDTYITEVSQDTWILFPWDAASQFVEPIALVQE; this is encoded by the coding sequence ATGGCTGACAAGAGCAGATATCAGAAGATGTTCCCGGTTTCCTGGGAGCAGTTGCACCGCGACTGCCGGGCGCTGTCCTGGCGTCTGGTGGAGAAGGGCCCGTGGAAGGGCATCCTGGCCATCACCAGGGGCGGCCTCGTCCCGGCGGCCATCATCGCCCGCGAACTCGACATCCATCTGATCGACACCATTTGCCTTTCCTCCTACGACTGGAAGGACCAGGGCGAGGCGAACGTGCTCAAGGATGTGGACTGCGACGGCGAGGGCTGGCTGCTCATCGACGACCTCGTGGACACCGGCAAGACCGCCAAGATCGCCCGCGACATGGTCCCCAAGGCCCATTTCGCCACGGTCTACGCCAAGCCCGCGGGTCGGCCCATGGTGGACACCTACATCACCGAGGTCAGCCAGGACACCTGGATTCTCTTCCCCTGGGACGCCGCGTCGCAGTTTGTCGAACCCATTGCGCTGGTCCAGGAATGA
- a CDS encoding ABC transporter permease — MLKIKKRDEPWKWGALVVFLGALLFSLLVSGLLLAGQGKDPMQGLAVLWQGSFGSVWGLGDVLLKSIPLFLCSLGVAVAFRMQIWNIGAEGQFALGAIGATWMALSFPDLPRIVLMPLMFGMAFILGGIWAMIPALLKLKLRVNEIISTLMLNYIAILFLDYLVFGVWKDPASFGFPMTPEFSANAVIPAIAGGRVHWGIVFCAVVGVGLWAFMRFTRLGFELQASGEGARVAKYAKIRYGMLVLFVMGLSGGFAGWAGCVETSAVLNRLQPSLMVGYGYTAIVVAWLARLEPLNIAFASILLAALRVGVESLQIRLQVPAAFGVIMEGMILLTVLAGQFFLTYKLGRGTKQE; from the coding sequence GTGCTGAAGATCAAAAAAAGAGATGAACCCTGGAAGTGGGGCGCCCTGGTCGTATTCCTGGGCGCCCTGCTCTTTTCCCTTTTGGTGAGCGGGCTGCTCCTGGCGGGACAGGGCAAGGACCCCATGCAGGGGCTGGCCGTGCTCTGGCAGGGCAGCTTCGGCAGCGTCTGGGGACTGGGCGACGTGCTGCTCAAGTCCATTCCGCTGTTCCTCTGCTCCCTGGGCGTGGCCGTGGCTTTCCGCATGCAGATCTGGAACATCGGCGCGGAAGGGCAGTTCGCGCTGGGCGCCATCGGGGCCACCTGGATGGCCCTTTCCTTCCCTGACCTGCCCCGGATCGTGCTCATGCCGCTCATGTTCGGCATGGCCTTCATCCTGGGCGGCATCTGGGCCATGATCCCGGCGCTGCTCAAGCTCAAGCTCAGGGTCAACGAGATCATCTCGACCCTGATGCTCAACTACATCGCCATCCTCTTCCTGGACTACCTGGTCTTCGGCGTGTGGAAGGACCCGGCCAGCTTCGGGTTCCCCATGACCCCCGAATTCTCCGCCAACGCCGTCATTCCGGCCATCGCCGGGGGGCGCGTTCACTGGGGCATCGTCTTCTGCGCGGTGGTGGGCGTCGGCCTGTGGGCCTTCATGCGCTTCACCCGGCTGGGCTTCGAGCTCCAGGCCAGCGGCGAGGGCGCGCGCGTGGCCAAGTACGCCAAGATCCGCTACGGCATGCTCGTGCTCTTCGTCATGGGGCTGTCCGGCGGGTTCGCGGGCTGGGCCGGGTGCGTGGAGACCTCGGCGGTCCTGAACCGCCTCCAGCCCTCCCTGATGGTCGGCTACGGCTACACCGCCATCGTGGTCGCCTGGCTGGCGCGGCTCGAGCCGCTGAACATCGCCTTCGCGTCCATCCTGCTGGCGGCCCTGCGCGTGGGCGTGGAGAGCCTCCAGATCAGGCTCCAGGTCCCGGCGGCCTTCGGCGTGATCATGGAAGGCATGATCCTGCTGACCGTGCTGGCGGGCCAGTTCTTCCTGACCTACAAGCTCGGGCGCGGGACGAAGCAGGAGTAA
- a CDS encoding ABC transporter permease — protein sequence MWEFLIPLFAATVQSGTPILYATLGEMMTEKGGVLNLGVEGMMAVSALAAFWVSYSTGSPWLGFLAGGFAGMVMASVHAFVCVSCLGNQVVSGLALTILGGGLTHFLGVPYVGLAAPGFDPFDFPLLSRIPFLGEIFFKHDMLVYVSFIIPFLFWFFFRRTSLGLHVTATGEMPAAAAAAGLKPIRLRYFAVIAGGFLIGLGGAYLSLAYTHLWTNGLSGGRGWIAVALVIFAFWRPGRAVVGAYLFGGVMAFQLRLQAVGTHLPSSLLLMLPYLLTILVLILSAWRGRRIDAPAALGTNIEPEG from the coding sequence ATGTGGGAATTTCTGATACCGCTGTTCGCGGCCACGGTGCAGTCCGGCACCCCCATCCTCTACGCCACGCTGGGCGAGATGATGACCGAGAAGGGCGGGGTACTGAACCTCGGCGTGGAGGGCATGATGGCCGTGTCGGCCCTGGCCGCCTTCTGGGTCAGCTACTCCACCGGCTCCCCCTGGCTCGGCTTCCTGGCGGGCGGTTTCGCGGGCATGGTCATGGCTTCGGTCCACGCCTTCGTCTGCGTCTCCTGCCTTGGCAACCAGGTGGTCTCAGGCCTGGCCCTGACCATCCTCGGCGGCGGCCTGACCCATTTTCTGGGCGTTCCCTACGTGGGGCTGGCCGCTCCCGGCTTCGATCCCTTCGACTTTCCGCTGCTCTCCCGAATTCCGTTCCTGGGCGAGATCTTCTTCAAGCACGACATGCTGGTCTACGTGTCCTTTATCATCCCGTTCCTGTTCTGGTTCTTCTTCCGGCGCACGAGCCTCGGCCTGCACGTCACGGCCACCGGTGAAATGCCCGCCGCCGCAGCCGCCGCAGGCCTCAAGCCCATCCGGCTGCGCTACTTCGCGGTCATCGCGGGCGGCTTTCTCATCGGCCTGGGCGGTGCGTATCTCTCCCTGGCCTACACGCATCTGTGGACCAACGGGCTGTCCGGCGGGCGCGGCTGGATCGCCGTGGCCCTGGTCATCTTCGCCTTCTGGCGTCCGGGTCGGGCCGTTGTCGGCGCGTACCTGTTCGGCGGGGTCATGGCCTTCCAGCTCCGGCTCCAGGCCGTGGGTACGCATTTGCCGTCCTCGCTGCTGCTCATGCTGCCGTACCTGCTGACCATCCTTGTCCTGATCCTGTCCGCCTGGCGGGGCCGCCGCATCGACGCCCCGGCCGCGCTCGGCACCAACATCGAGCCGGAGGGGTAG
- a CDS encoding ABC transporter ATP-binding protein, producing the protein MTELQFVRPVKRCPLPDDAVPVVSLRGLTKRFGKVLANDSITLDVYPGRIKALLGENGAGKSTMMSMLAGRYKPDEGHIEIDGKPVRFNSSKDAIEAGIGMVYQHFMLVDSMTVAENVLLGQEGHFFVSPKEMESRVGRLAERYGLGIDPGARISELSMGERQLVEILKLLYRESRILIFDEPTAVLTPEETRNLFEALWRMTEQGKSIIFISHKLEEVIALADDVAILRRGRIEGELETESIESKADLASRMVGKEVLLEVDRRPVEIGDKVLEIRNLTGLGLTEVDLEVRKGEIVALVGVAGNGQKALVEAVTGLTKPPLDTVFIMGQPWRKFFAESTWNRSMCYIPEDRLGLATLRNQNLVDNLLLTTREGFARGPWLDKKKAAKHTVRLIEKFDIRPGRIHALAWQLSGGNLQKAVLARELYREPKFMVAEQPTQGLDVSATEEVWKRLLETRSMAGVLLVTGDLNEALQLADRIAVIYRGRILGVLPTSDKDTARKIGPLMAGIVD; encoded by the coding sequence ATGACCGAGCTGCAATTCGTCCGCCCGGTGAAACGGTGCCCCCTGCCCGACGACGCGGTCCCGGTGGTCTCCCTGCGCGGCCTGACCAAGCGGTTCGGCAAGGTTCTGGCCAACGACTCCATCACCCTGGACGTCTACCCCGGGCGCATCAAGGCGTTGCTCGGCGAGAACGGGGCGGGCAAATCGACCATGATGTCCATGCTCGCGGGCCGGTACAAGCCGGACGAGGGACACATCGAGATCGACGGCAAGCCGGTCCGTTTCAATTCCTCCAAGGACGCCATCGAGGCGGGCATCGGCATGGTCTACCAGCACTTCATGCTCGTGGACTCCATGACCGTGGCCGAGAACGTGCTGCTGGGCCAGGAGGGGCATTTCTTCGTCAGTCCCAAGGAGATGGAAAGCAGGGTGGGGCGGCTGGCCGAGCGTTACGGGCTGGGCATCGACCCCGGCGCGCGCATCAGCGAGCTGTCCATGGGCGAGCGCCAACTGGTCGAGATCCTCAAGCTCCTGTACCGCGAGAGCCGCATCCTCATCTTCGACGAACCCACGGCGGTCCTCACCCCTGAGGAGACCCGCAATCTTTTCGAGGCCCTGTGGCGCATGACCGAGCAGGGCAAATCCATCATCTTCATCTCCCACAAACTGGAAGAGGTCATCGCCCTGGCCGATGACGTGGCCATCCTGCGGCGCGGCCGCATCGAGGGCGAGCTGGAGACCGAATCCATCGAGTCCAAGGCGGACCTGGCTTCGCGCATGGTGGGCAAGGAAGTGCTGCTCGAAGTGGACCGCCGGCCCGTGGAGATCGGCGACAAGGTCCTGGAGATCAGGAACCTCACCGGGCTCGGGCTGACCGAGGTCGACCTGGAGGTGCGCAAGGGCGAGATCGTGGCCCTGGTGGGCGTGGCGGGCAACGGCCAGAAGGCGCTGGTGGAGGCCGTCACCGGCCTGACCAAGCCGCCGCTGGACACCGTGTTCATCATGGGCCAGCCGTGGCGCAAGTTTTTTGCCGAGTCCACCTGGAACCGGTCCATGTGCTACATCCCGGAGGATCGCCTCGGGCTGGCCACCCTGCGCAACCAGAACCTGGTGGACAACCTGCTGCTGACCACCCGCGAGGGGTTCGCCCGGGGGCCGTGGCTGGACAAGAAGAAGGCCGCCAAGCATACGGTCCGGCTCATCGAGAAGTTCGACATCCGCCCGGGCCGCATTCACGCCCTGGCCTGGCAGCTCTCCGGCGGCAACCTCCAGAAGGCGGTCCTGGCCCGCGAACTGTATCGCGAGCCCAAGTTCATGGTCGCGGAACAGCCGACCCAGGGACTGGACGTCTCGGCCACCGAGGAGGTCTGGAAGCGGCTCCTGGAGACCCGCTCCATGGCCGGGGTCCTGCTCGTCACCGGCGACCTCAACGAGGCGTTGCAATTGGCCGACCGCATCGCGGTCATTTATCGCGGGCGCATACTCGGCGTCCTTCCCACATCGGACAAGGACACCGCCCGCAAGATCGGCCCGCTTATGGCCGGCATTGTCGATTGA
- a CDS encoding basic amino acid ABC transporter substrate-binding protein, which produces MKFNQLRIVAVLALTLVLGLSAVANAETTLEKVKKAGVITVGNSPDYPPFESIGDNGERVGFDVDLLNAIAAKLDLKIQWVTMDFAAIVTAVQSGQVDMGMSGFSISAERAEQVDFSAPYFVSGQVIVVQSESAIDSAEALKGKKIAVQLGTTGEQQADKIEGAEVVKPESYNIAFMMLNNKAADAVIADISVADEFVKRGMFKRAGEPLSYEEFAMISRKGNEDLLGALNKALEEVKQDGTYADLVKKWNL; this is translated from the coding sequence ATGAAGTTCAACCAGTTGCGTATCGTCGCCGTGCTCGCCCTGACCCTGGTCCTGGGCCTGTCCGCCGTGGCCAATGCTGAAACCACCCTGGAAAAGGTCAAGAAGGCCGGTGTGATCACCGTGGGCAACAGCCCGGACTACCCGCCGTTCGAGTCCATCGGCGACAACGGCGAGCGCGTCGGTTTCGACGTCGATCTCCTGAACGCCATCGCCGCCAAGCTCGACCTGAAGATCCAGTGGGTGACCATGGACTTCGCGGCCATCGTCACCGCCGTACAGAGCGGCCAGGTGGACATGGGCATGTCCGGCTTCTCCATTTCCGCCGAGCGCGCCGAGCAGGTCGACTTCTCCGCTCCGTACTTCGTCAGCGGCCAGGTGATCGTGGTCCAGTCCGAGTCCGCCATCGACTCCGCCGAAGCCCTGAAGGGCAAGAAGATCGCCGTTCAGCTGGGCACCACCGGCGAGCAGCAGGCCGACAAGATCGAGGGCGCGGAAGTGGTCAAGCCCGAGAGCTACAACATCGCCTTCATGATGCTCAACAACAAGGCCGCCGACGCGGTCATCGCCGACATCTCCGTGGCCGACGAGTTCGTCAAGCGCGGCATGTTCAAGCGCGCGGGCGAGCCGCTGTCCTACGAGGAGTTCGCCATGATCTCCCGCAAGGGCAACGAAGACCTGCTGGGCGCCCTGAACAAGGCCCTGGAGGAAGTGAAGCAGGACGGCACCTACGCCGACCTGGTCAAGAAGTGGAATCTGTAG
- a CDS encoding amino acid ABC transporter permease → MDFSLIFKHQDMLLNGALVTLEVTFGALALGLFLGIFAGIGRISRRTVVRMAADAYIQVIRGTPMLLQIFFFYLGFPQLYMLATGQGITPDPLITGIVALGINSGAYNAEIIRAGIQSIDKGQMEAARGTGLSHVQAMFWVILPQALKRMIPPLGNELIVLLKDSSLISTIGVAELMFTAKVLGAKYYTYVPFLVGVACIYLTLTFGFSRLFNALERKLHAGSGARQVKNAVLDLG, encoded by the coding sequence ATGGATTTTTCCCTGATCTTCAAACACCAGGACATGCTCCTGAACGGGGCCCTGGTCACCCTTGAGGTCACCTTCGGGGCCTTGGCCCTTGGCCTGTTCCTGGGCATCTTCGCCGGTATCGGTCGCATCAGCCGCCGGACGGTCGTGCGCATGGCCGCCGATGCCTATATCCAGGTCATTCGCGGCACCCCCATGCTGTTGCAGATATTCTTCTTCTACCTCGGCTTTCCGCAGCTTTACATGCTGGCCACCGGACAGGGCATCACCCCGGACCCGCTGATCACCGGTATCGTTGCTCTGGGCATCAACAGCGGGGCCTATAACGCGGAGATCATCCGGGCGGGCATCCAGTCCATCGACAAGGGACAGATGGAGGCCGCGCGCGGCACCGGGTTGTCCCACGTCCAGGCCATGTTCTGGGTCATCCTGCCCCAGGCCCTGAAGCGGATGATTCCGCCGCTTGGCAACGAGCTCATCGTCCTGCTCAAGGATTCGTCGCTCATCTCCACCATCGGCGTGGCCGAACTCATGTTCACCGCCAAGGTGCTCGGCGCGAAGTATTATACCTATGTGCCGTTCCTGGTGGGCGTGGCCTGCATCTACCTGACCCTGACCTTCGGCTTCTCCCGGCTGTTCAACGCGCTCGAACGCAAGCTCCACGCGGGCAGCGGAGCGCGCCAGGTCAAGAACGCGGTTCTCGACCTCGGCTAG
- a CDS encoding MarR family winged helix-turn-helix transcriptional regulator, translated as MNKNADTFIPERDVAEFQQLMEAVFQCFQERLQDQSERFALPDAELRCLLLFEGERYLTAKTLAYRLNVAKSRVTKLVSSLLKRDLLTSMPDPADSRVKLLSLTPEGGRVVRMISRFRHEAHKMVLSQFNGAQRAELLHSLSLLSRNMKAAKDLLA; from the coding sequence ATGAACAAAAATGCCGACACTTTCATTCCCGAACGCGACGTGGCCGAGTTTCAGCAGCTCATGGAAGCCGTTTTCCAGTGTTTCCAGGAGCGATTGCAGGATCAGAGCGAGCGGTTCGCCCTCCCGGACGCCGAACTCCGTTGCCTCCTTCTTTTCGAAGGGGAGCGCTACCTGACGGCCAAGACCCTGGCCTACCGGCTTAACGTGGCCAAGAGCCGGGTGACCAAGCTCGTCTCGTCCCTGTTGAAGCGGGACCTCCTGACCAGTATGCCAGATCCGGCGGACTCGCGGGTCAAGCTCCTGTCCCTGACTCCTGAAGGGGGACGCGTGGTCCGGATGATCTCCCGGTTCCGCCATGAAGCCCACAAGATGGTGCTCTCGCAGTTCAACGGGGCACAGCGGGCCGAGCTGCTCCATTCCCTGTCCCTGCTCTCCAGGAACATGAAGGCGGCCAAGGATCTGCTGGCCTGA
- a CDS encoding DsrE/DsrF/DrsH-like family protein, translating to MSEQSKSGGMKQKHAFITSRGTLDGAMPALVMALNSRRLGNDATIFYTFMGMDVIRPGGIDKLKFYPEGTMGAIPGMPHLATNMMKKWMAEANIPDASEMFEMAQLEGVKFVACHMTMEMMKLKQEDFVEGVEVWTAEEFIKYAGQCDLCLFT from the coding sequence ATGTCCGAACAAAGCAAGAGCGGCGGGATGAAGCAGAAGCACGCCTTCATCACCTCCCGCGGAACACTGGACGGGGCCATGCCCGCGCTGGTCATGGCGCTCAACTCGAGGCGGCTCGGCAACGATGCGACCATCTTTTACACCTTCATGGGCATGGACGTGATCCGTCCCGGCGGCATCGACAAACTGAAGTTCTATCCCGAGGGGACCATGGGAGCCATACCGGGAATGCCGCACCTGGCCACCAACATGATGAAGAAGTGGATGGCCGAGGCCAACATCCCGGACGCCTCGGAGATGTTCGAGATGGCTCAGCTGGAAGGGGTCAAGTTCGTGGCCTGCCACATGACCATGGAGATGATGAAGCTCAAGCAGGAGGATTTCGTCGAAGGCGTGGAGGTCTGGACTGCCGAGGAATTCATCAAGTACGCGGGCCAGTGCGACCTGTGCCTGTTCACCTAG
- a CDS encoding YgdI/YgdR family lipoprotein — MKNLLRPLLLTALTLALAACMSSYRITTTDGQVYIADETPVYDVATDSYAFTDQDGQQVRLSKQQIELIKEQ, encoded by the coding sequence ATGAAGAACCTGCTCAGACCGCTCCTCCTCACGGCCCTGACCCTCGCCCTGGCGGCCTGCATGTCCAGCTACAGGATCACCACCACGGACGGTCAGGTCTACATCGCGGACGAGACACCGGTCTACGACGTGGCCACGGACAGCTACGCCTTCACCGACCAGGACGGCCAGCAGGTGCGGCTGTCCAAGCAGCAGATCGAACTCATCAAGGAACAATAG
- a CDS encoding amidohydrolase family protein: MRIDVHAHAFNPKIARKAVDQLETHYGIRPVGSGDADDLLRHLDKAGLDKAVVLTAATTPSQVVPANDWAIELKGLSPRFIPFGTLHPEYDRNAEELERLAANGIRGLKFHPDFQRFRMDDPKFYDLMSLVDERFICLFHVGDDLPPDENPSCPRKMAALRRAFPKPPMIAAHFGGLKQWEYAMEHLAGLDVYVDCSSVLDFVDDDLLRRLVDAFTPDRILFGSDYPLYDAEDEIRRITQRLGLSDARVEAFLNRAGKLFS; the protein is encoded by the coding sequence ATGCGAATCGACGTACACGCTCACGCCTTCAATCCCAAGATCGCCCGCAAGGCCGTTGACCAACTCGAAACCCACTACGGCATCCGCCCGGTGGGCAGCGGCGACGCGGACGACCTGCTCAGGCACCTGGACAAGGCCGGTCTGGACAAGGCCGTTGTCCTGACCGCCGCCACCACCCCTTCCCAGGTGGTCCCGGCCAACGATTGGGCCATCGAACTCAAGGGGCTCAGCCCGCGCTTCATCCCCTTCGGCACCCTGCACCCGGAATACGACCGCAACGCCGAGGAGCTGGAACGGCTGGCGGCCAACGGCATCCGGGGACTGAAGTTCCACCCGGACTTCCAGCGGTTCCGCATGGACGATCCCAAGTTCTACGATCTCATGTCCCTGGTGGACGAGCGGTTCATCTGCCTGTTCCACGTGGGCGACGACCTGCCGCCGGACGAGAACCCGTCCTGCCCCAGGAAGATGGCCGCCCTGCGCCGCGCCTTTCCGAAGCCGCCGATGATCGCGGCCCACTTCGGCGGGCTCAAGCAGTGGGAATACGCCATGGAGCACCTGGCCGGGCTGGACGTCTATGTGGACTGCTCCAGCGTCCTGGATTTCGTGGACGACGACCTGCTGCGCCGGTTGGTGGACGCCTTCACCCCTGACCGCATTCTGTTCGGCAGCGACTACCCCCTGTACGACGCCGAGGACGAGATCAGGCGCATAACCCAGCGCCTCGGCCTGAGCGATGCCCGCGTGGAAGCCTTTCTGAACCGCGCCGGCAAGCTTTTCAGCTGA
- a CDS encoding acyl-CoA thioesterase: MADFPEHDSWYTHYVSYGETDAMAVVYHAEYLHLFERARSKFIRDAGLSYREAEERGIMLPVREASCRYRTPIRYDERIHVRVGISKWGRASVEFVYEIRNDDKSVLHATGKTSHACVNHDGKPVAIPGWLKELFV; this comes from the coding sequence ATGGCGGACTTTCCGGAACACGACAGCTGGTACACGCACTACGTCTCCTACGGCGAGACGGACGCCATGGCCGTGGTCTACCACGCCGAATACCTGCACCTGTTCGAGCGCGCGCGGAGCAAGTTCATCCGCGACGCCGGGTTGAGCTACCGCGAGGCCGAGGAGCGCGGCATCATGCTGCCCGTGCGCGAGGCCTCCTGCCGCTACCGCACCCCCATCCGCTATGACGAGCGCATCCACGTCCGGGTGGGCATCTCCAAGTGGGGCCGCGCCTCGGTGGAATTCGTCTACGAGATCCGCAACGACGACAAATCGGTGCTCCACGCCACGGGCAAGACGTCCCACGCCTGCGTGAACCACGACGGCAAGCCCGTGGCCATCCCGGGCTGGCTCAAGGAGCTGTTCGTCTAA